A portion of the Streptomyces platensis genome contains these proteins:
- a CDS encoding helicase-related protein, with product MTQVAGRHSEHYRVRDEELLVGLRRELLGPAEDAMPDDRDEVLTQDAPIDRYLTGVLYPRAADRAAKAQQDDDVGEQQGLDAAPLLTRDDVEESGTAQEVGASGDRRPSSMGLTFAVRPDISSSIVVSAHAAVYEPTDVDGRRVPARRAEARTTADQRERWRRKELALPDRTIDVTEPDPKKAIELAPEASLHVNVRRLDPNTGTVTVTVTLINSQKVGEWDLQDAFSLFQCGLTVRAADGSTAFVERPAPAAGHDPEIATSRLLHRHAPTFAVGHGCAAEWDWTPQPIGMTEAETPAVPEVRSQFVPTVEVLLTDSNPEIDSSTLSMLGLAEQSDAEVLAALEGLATGYEHWIDSKSVEADALTGGPHEKPARDQVTACREALDRICEGIELLRTKPDLMHAFRLANRAMAEQRARSKWVKDGRVGAPDLAAGRWRPFQIAFVLLCLAGIDDRDHHDRQISDLLWFPTGGGKTEAYLGLIALTSFLRRIRKGADGGGVTVLMRYTLRLLTLQQFERATILLCAMERMRRRTPELGHEEFSVGMWVGRSATPNTLAVAGLKLDELRKNLDKRLATENPVQLHACPWCGTRLDARNYEVDEDARRMHVRCPGADCDFADGLPVHLIDEAVYDARPTLVIATVDKFASMPWRPATSALFNRDDAPEGGTPPPELIVQDELHLISGPLGTLTGLYETAVDALADQPKVIASTATIRRAADQGRHLFAREVRQFPPAGLDARDSWFAVETPREEKASRRYVGLLAPGTSQSTLLIRTYATLLHRAKQAKTEDEVRDAYWSLVGYFNSLRLLSAAELQVHDDVVAYLEMLAEREGVEVRSVANYSELTSRIDASEIPARLKGIEKRRPDDDTVDVLLATNMIAVGVDVDRLGLMAVMGQPQTTAEYIQATSRVGRAHPGLVAVMLNSSRARDRSHYESFQHFHSALYREVESTSVTPFSARARDRGLHAVIVALARIMIPAARPNEGAGQVESYEHVLRGRIKSILLRRVEAVTREETGAVSLAFDEFVEWWCAEADIHNGLLFEPQRGSRTPSLLKAYDDASQDAEAWSTLWSLRDVDAETALFMEGTR from the coding sequence ATGACGCAGGTGGCAGGCCGACACTCCGAGCATTACCGGGTCAGGGACGAGGAACTCCTCGTGGGACTCCGCCGTGAGCTCCTCGGCCCCGCCGAGGACGCTATGCCGGACGATCGGGACGAGGTACTCACCCAGGACGCGCCGATCGACCGCTACCTGACCGGCGTGCTGTATCCGCGTGCCGCGGACAGGGCCGCAAAAGCGCAGCAGGACGACGACGTTGGAGAACAGCAAGGACTGGACGCCGCCCCTCTGCTCACCCGCGACGACGTCGAGGAGTCCGGCACCGCGCAGGAGGTCGGCGCCTCGGGGGACAGGCGCCCCTCCTCGATGGGTCTCACCTTCGCGGTCCGCCCGGACATAAGCAGTTCGATCGTGGTCTCGGCCCACGCGGCCGTCTACGAGCCCACCGACGTCGATGGCAGGCGCGTCCCGGCCCGCCGTGCCGAGGCCCGTACCACCGCCGACCAGCGGGAGCGGTGGCGGCGCAAGGAACTCGCCCTCCCTGACCGGACCATCGACGTGACCGAGCCGGATCCGAAGAAGGCGATCGAGCTCGCCCCGGAAGCCTCGTTGCACGTCAACGTCCGGCGTCTCGATCCGAACACCGGCACGGTCACGGTCACGGTCACGTTGATCAACAGCCAGAAGGTCGGAGAATGGGATCTCCAGGACGCCTTCTCGCTGTTCCAGTGCGGTCTGACGGTCCGGGCCGCCGACGGCTCCACCGCGTTCGTCGAGCGTCCCGCCCCGGCGGCCGGCCATGACCCGGAGATCGCCACGAGCCGGTTGCTGCACCGCCACGCCCCGACCTTCGCGGTCGGCCACGGCTGCGCCGCCGAGTGGGACTGGACTCCGCAGCCGATCGGTATGACCGAAGCCGAAACGCCCGCCGTCCCCGAGGTACGGAGTCAGTTCGTGCCCACCGTGGAGGTGCTGCTCACCGACTCCAACCCGGAGATCGACAGTTCGACGCTGTCCATGCTGGGGCTGGCCGAGCAGTCCGATGCCGAGGTCCTGGCCGCTCTGGAAGGACTCGCCACGGGATACGAGCACTGGATCGACAGCAAGTCGGTCGAGGCAGACGCCCTGACGGGCGGCCCCCACGAGAAGCCCGCGCGGGATCAGGTGACGGCCTGCCGCGAGGCGCTCGACCGAATCTGTGAGGGCATCGAGCTGCTGCGGACCAAGCCCGATCTCATGCACGCGTTCCGTCTCGCGAACCGCGCCATGGCAGAACAGCGTGCCCGAAGCAAGTGGGTGAAGGACGGACGCGTCGGGGCCCCCGACCTGGCCGCCGGCCGCTGGCGCCCCTTTCAGATCGCGTTCGTGCTGCTCTGCCTGGCCGGCATCGACGACCGCGACCACCACGACCGGCAGATCTCCGACCTGCTGTGGTTCCCCACCGGTGGTGGCAAGACGGAGGCCTACCTCGGGCTGATCGCCCTCACATCGTTCCTGCGTCGCATCCGCAAGGGTGCGGACGGTGGCGGTGTCACCGTCCTCATGCGCTACACGCTGCGGTTGCTCACCCTCCAGCAGTTCGAGCGCGCGACGATCCTGCTCTGCGCCATGGAGCGCATGCGGCGCCGGACGCCCGAGTTGGGCCATGAGGAGTTCTCCGTCGGCATGTGGGTGGGACGTTCGGCCACCCCCAACACGCTGGCTGTGGCAGGCCTGAAGCTCGACGAGCTGCGGAAGAACCTCGACAAGCGCCTCGCGACCGAGAATCCCGTCCAGCTACACGCCTGCCCCTGGTGCGGGACCCGCCTCGACGCACGGAACTACGAAGTCGACGAGGACGCCAGGCGGATGCATGTCCGATGCCCCGGCGCGGACTGCGACTTCGCCGACGGCCTGCCCGTCCATCTGATCGACGAGGCGGTGTACGACGCACGGCCGACTCTGGTGATCGCCACTGTCGACAAGTTCGCGTCGATGCCGTGGCGTCCGGCGACCTCCGCGCTCTTCAACCGCGACGACGCCCCGGAGGGCGGCACCCCACCCCCGGAGCTGATCGTCCAGGACGAACTCCACCTGATCTCCGGGCCGTTGGGCACGCTCACCGGCCTCTACGAGACCGCGGTGGACGCGCTCGCCGACCAGCCCAAGGTGATCGCCTCCACGGCGACCATTCGTCGCGCCGCCGATCAGGGCCGCCACCTCTTCGCTCGCGAAGTGCGGCAGTTCCCGCCCGCCGGTCTGGACGCCCGCGACTCGTGGTTCGCCGTGGAGACCCCGCGCGAGGAAAAGGCGAGCCGCCGCTACGTCGGCCTCCTGGCCCCCGGCACAAGCCAGTCAACCCTCCTCATCCGCACGTACGCCACCCTGCTGCACCGGGCCAAGCAGGCGAAGACGGAGGACGAGGTGCGCGACGCGTACTGGAGTCTCGTCGGCTACTTCAACAGCCTCCGGCTGCTGTCCGCGGCCGAACTCCAGGTCCATGACGACGTGGTGGCCTATCTGGAGATGCTCGCCGAGCGGGAGGGGGTGGAAGTCCGCTCGGTCGCCAACTACTCGGAGCTGACAAGTCGAATCGACGCCAGCGAGATCCCCGCTCGCCTCAAGGGCATCGAAAAGCGGCGACCCGACGATGACACCGTGGACGTCCTCCTGGCCACCAACATGATCGCGGTCGGCGTGGACGTGGACCGCCTCGGCCTCATGGCCGTGATGGGCCAGCCGCAGACGACCGCCGAGTACATCCAGGCCACCAGCCGTGTCGGCCGCGCGCACCCCGGGCTGGTCGCGGTCATGCTCAACTCGAGCCGGGCCCGCGACCGTTCCCACTACGAGAGCTTCCAGCATTTCCACTCGGCCCTGTACCGCGAGGTCGAGTCCACCTCCGTCACCCCGTTCTCCGCCCGGGCCCGTGACCGGGGCCTGCACGCGGTGATCGTCGCCCTCGCCCGCATCATGATCCCGGCCGCTCGGCCCAATGAGGGCGCCGGCCAGGTCGAGTCGTACGAACACGTGCTCCGGGGACGCATCAAGTCGATCCTCCTGCGGCGCGTGGAGGCGGTCACCAGGGAGGAGACCGGCGCCGTGTCGCTGGCCTTCGACGAGTTCGTCGAGTGGTGGTGCGCCGAGGCCGACATCCACAACGGCCTGCTGTTCGAACCTCAGAGGGGCAGTCGTACCCCTTCGCTTCTAAAAGCGTACGACGACGCGTCCCAGGACGCCGAGGCATGGTCCACGTTGTGGAGCCTGCGCGACGTCGATGCCGAGACCGCCCTGTTCATGGAGGGAACCCGATGA
- the drmB gene encoding DUF1998 domain-containing protein, protein MTPPPARRRRTGANGAAPAHNLPRRGAVRRAQAITTYGVGSLIAVDHESFIVSGLDEAEQSWSHDESPRIHERRLARVLDVDYFRLPPASDDTSKDGLRVRRFPLMHFCPECNDLQRHRDFNPPAGRSVCGTCEVDLVPSRFVVACEAGHLGEFPYWQWVHRSTDRGATRAAQCDGKLKMRTSGRTSALRSILVSCACGQAPEVSMEGAFRRSALRDLGLKCQGTRPWLGASVPTQECGLPLRTLQRGSSALWQPVLKSALSIPPWSDGRSDPLAEHWAALREYDAREQVEIYLKGAFKGKCPVPLDEVMALLDAERAEEPDSESAPTFDHRYRALRNKEYERLRAGNDESEHSRNEQFVCENPLGDQSVLDPLGVTGPMLVKKLREVRALKAFTRLVDAESTTDSTEMPLSERPLRWLPAMEVRGEGVFLRLDEDRLGAWEKSVAVAARVERMRTAHQRVLEQRANDPSRVVPSPATPRMVLLHTLAHVLINEWSLEAGYPAAALRERLYAADDMAGVLVYTATSDSAGSLGGLVAQGEPETLGRTVRSAVHRAEWCSSDPLCMETEASGAGGINLAACHACVMLPETSCEHNNILLDRALLVGTPDDPRLGYFEGVLGQ, encoded by the coding sequence ATGACCCCACCTCCCGCCCGCCGTCGCCGGACCGGCGCGAACGGCGCCGCGCCCGCCCACAACCTGCCGCGGCGTGGTGCGGTCCGCCGTGCCCAGGCGATCACCACGTACGGCGTCGGGTCGCTCATCGCGGTCGACCACGAGTCCTTCATCGTCTCGGGACTCGATGAGGCCGAGCAGAGCTGGAGCCATGATGAGTCCCCAAGGATCCATGAACGGCGCCTGGCCCGAGTGCTCGACGTCGACTACTTCCGGCTGCCGCCCGCTTCCGACGACACCAGCAAGGACGGTCTCCGGGTCCGACGATTCCCCTTGATGCACTTCTGCCCCGAGTGCAATGACCTGCAACGGCACCGCGACTTCAACCCGCCTGCCGGGCGAAGCGTCTGCGGCACGTGCGAGGTCGACCTGGTCCCCTCCCGTTTCGTCGTCGCCTGCGAGGCCGGACACCTCGGCGAGTTCCCGTACTGGCAGTGGGTGCACCGCTCCACGGACCGTGGTGCCACGAGGGCGGCACAGTGCGATGGGAAGCTCAAGATGCGCACGTCCGGACGCACCTCCGCGCTCCGCTCCATCCTCGTCTCCTGCGCCTGTGGGCAAGCTCCCGAGGTCTCGATGGAGGGTGCCTTCCGCAGGAGCGCACTCAGGGACCTGGGCCTCAAGTGTCAAGGAACCCGCCCGTGGCTCGGTGCGTCCGTCCCCACTCAGGAGTGCGGGCTCCCTCTGCGCACACTTCAGCGAGGTTCGTCGGCATTGTGGCAGCCGGTGCTGAAGTCGGCGCTCTCCATCCCGCCGTGGAGCGACGGCCGCTCGGATCCGCTCGCCGAACACTGGGCAGCGCTCCGTGAGTACGACGCACGCGAGCAAGTCGAGATCTATCTCAAAGGCGCTTTCAAGGGAAAGTGTCCGGTACCCCTGGACGAGGTGATGGCGCTCCTCGACGCGGAGCGCGCGGAGGAACCCGACAGCGAGTCGGCCCCCACCTTCGACCACCGCTACCGCGCGCTGCGCAACAAGGAGTACGAGCGTCTCCGCGCGGGCAACGACGAGAGCGAGCACTCCCGCAACGAGCAGTTCGTCTGTGAGAACCCGCTGGGCGACCAGAGCGTGCTCGACCCGCTCGGCGTCACGGGCCCGATGCTGGTCAAGAAGCTTCGCGAGGTGCGCGCCCTGAAGGCGTTCACCCGGCTCGTCGACGCCGAATCGACGACCGACTCCACGGAGATGCCGCTGTCGGAACGTCCCCTGCGCTGGCTCCCGGCCATGGAGGTACGGGGTGAGGGAGTCTTCCTCCGATTGGACGAGGACCGACTCGGCGCCTGGGAAAAGAGTGTGGCGGTGGCAGCCCGGGTCGAGCGGATGCGTACCGCCCACCAGCGGGTGCTCGAGCAGCGGGCCAATGACCCGAGCAGGGTCGTACCCTCCCCCGCTACCCCTCGCATGGTGCTGCTGCACACGCTGGCCCACGTCCTCATCAACGAGTGGAGCCTGGAGGCGGGTTACCCCGCCGCGGCCCTGCGCGAGCGCCTGTACGCCGCCGACGACATGGCCGGCGTACTCGTCTACACGGCGACGAGCGACTCGGCGGGCAGCCTGGGTGGTCTGGTCGCCCAAGGTGAACCGGAGACTCTCGGTCGTACGGTGCGTTCGGCCGTCCACCGTGCCGAGTGGTGTTCCTCGGACCCGCTCTGTATGGAGACCGAGGCGTCCGGTGCCGGCGGAATCAACCTGGCGGCCTGCCACGCCTGCGTCATGCTCCCGGAGACGAGTTGCGAGCACAACAACATCCTGCTCGACCGCGCCCTGCTCGTCGGTACCCCCGACGACCCTCGACTCGGGTACTTCGAGGGCGTCCTGGGGCAGTGA
- a CDS encoding UvrD-helicase domain-containing protein codes for MTDVYQDSPPLTEEQLAVVEQPWDARVLVSAGAGAGKTHTLVRRLDALCGHEDPEQALEAAEILVLTFSRAAARELRERISRHGERAHRVRARTFDAWAYEVLHQAHPDGEWGAVGFDERIAAATRAIEKGALEIGDAVPPAHVLIDEVQDLLGGRRELVETLLDRYQDSCGFTVVGDAAQSVYGFQIEDVSERTDETGRFFDWLRCSYPDDLVELHLTRNFRATTAEARVALALGPRLQQLSDPDEAGTLYDELRDLLLDPANGIGGLDDELTLTSLRDLSDTCAVLTRDNQQALVVSGLLHAHGIDHRLRRPLEERPVPYWVAELLRRTEANVLTEERFRALLTEIPLPYEPDAALWTVLRRAARGAGRGVLDLDRLRRLVAQGGFPDEAADPEMARIVVSTVHRAKGLEFDRVIVLTPPSLAELHKRYQDELDLPAEARALYVAMTRARQDLYHVSPPELPLFRRAGSQRNGRRYLGSWRSYDRYGIVAEPGDVDRDDPPGQETDAAATQAYLLEQVRPGQEVLLRRRHDLPMGETESPPYALVHEGREIGEASRRFREELFQVQKVNRTWDPWWPDEIHGLRIDTLETVTGSTAAGANAGLGERGVWIAPRITGIGRYRRADDYEEQRA; via the coding sequence GTGACCGACGTCTACCAGGACAGCCCCCCGCTCACCGAAGAGCAACTGGCCGTGGTCGAGCAGCCCTGGGACGCTCGTGTCCTGGTCAGCGCGGGCGCTGGTGCCGGAAAGACCCACACCTTGGTACGCCGGCTCGACGCGCTGTGCGGTCACGAGGACCCCGAGCAGGCGCTGGAGGCCGCCGAGATCCTGGTGCTGACCTTCTCCCGGGCCGCCGCCCGGGAGCTGCGCGAACGGATCTCCCGGCACGGGGAACGAGCCCACCGAGTACGCGCCCGTACCTTCGACGCGTGGGCCTACGAGGTGCTCCACCAGGCGCATCCGGACGGCGAGTGGGGAGCGGTCGGCTTCGACGAACGGATCGCCGCCGCGACCCGCGCGATCGAGAAGGGCGCGCTGGAGATCGGCGACGCGGTCCCGCCCGCCCATGTCCTGATCGACGAGGTGCAGGACCTGCTGGGCGGGCGACGCGAGTTGGTGGAGACGCTTCTCGACCGGTACCAGGACAGTTGCGGTTTCACCGTCGTCGGCGACGCGGCCCAGTCCGTGTACGGCTTCCAGATCGAGGACGTGAGCGAACGCACCGACGAGACCGGCCGGTTCTTCGACTGGCTGCGCTGCTCCTACCCCGACGACTTGGTGGAGCTGCACCTCACCCGGAACTTCCGGGCCACGACCGCCGAGGCCCGAGTCGCACTGGCGCTCGGCCCCCGTCTCCAGCAACTGAGCGATCCGGACGAGGCGGGAACGCTCTACGACGAACTGCGCGACCTCCTCCTGGACCCGGCGAACGGCATAGGCGGCCTGGACGACGAGCTCACCCTGACCAGCCTGCGGGACCTCTCCGACACTTGCGCCGTCCTCACCCGTGACAACCAGCAGGCCCTCGTGGTCTCCGGCCTGCTGCACGCACACGGTATCGATCACCGGCTGCGGCGCCCGTTGGAGGAGCGCCCGGTGCCGTACTGGGTGGCCGAGTTGCTGCGCCGCACGGAGGCGAACGTCCTCACCGAGGAACGGTTTCGTGCGCTCCTCACGGAAATCCCTCTCCCGTACGAACCCGACGCCGCCCTGTGGACGGTGCTGCGTCGGGCCGCGCGCGGAGCGGGACGCGGTGTACTCGATCTGGACCGGTTGCGCCGGCTGGTCGCCCAGGGCGGATTCCCCGACGAGGCGGCCGACCCGGAGATGGCCCGCATCGTCGTCTCGACGGTGCACCGGGCCAAGGGTCTGGAGTTCGACCGGGTGATCGTCCTGACACCACCGAGCCTCGCCGAACTCCACAAGCGGTACCAGGACGAGCTGGACCTGCCCGCAGAAGCCCGCGCGCTCTACGTGGCGATGACACGTGCCCGCCAGGACCTGTACCACGTGTCCCCTCCCGAACTGCCGCTCTTCAGAAGGGCGGGGAGTCAACGCAACGGGCGTCGCTACCTCGGATCGTGGCGGTCGTACGACAGGTACGGGATCGTCGCCGAGCCGGGCGACGTGGACCGGGACGACCCGCCCGGCCAGGAGACGGACGCCGCAGCCACCCAGGCCTATCTCCTGGAACAGGTCCGTCCCGGCCAGGAGGTGCTGCTGCGCAGGCGCCACGATCTGCCGATGGGCGAGACCGAGAGCCCGCCGTACGCCCTGGTGCACGAAGGGCGGGAGATCGGCGAGGCGTCGCGAAGGTTTCGTGAGGAGTTGTTCCAGGTGCAGAAGGTGAACCGCACCTGGGACCCTTGGTGGCCCGACGAGATCCATGGCCTGCGGATCGACACCCTGGAGACCGTGACGGGCAGCACCGCCGCCGGCGCCAACGCCGGTCTCGGTGAGCGAGGCGTGTGGATCGCCCCGCGGATCACCGGCATCGGCCGGTACCGGAGAGCCGACGACTACGAGGAGCAGCGCGCATGA